The DNA segment GGTTTGCTTTGCAGGCATCCATGGCGATGTGGTCGACGCCGGTGAAGGCCACGGAGAGCATTTTTAAGTTTTTGCAGCCGTTTATGACGTCGGCGTTCATCGGGAGGTTGGAGACCGCGATGATGTCGGCGTCTTTTCCGCGCTCAATCAGGGTTTCCGTGTCGGTGACGCGGGTATTATAATACTGGATTTCCAGGTCGGACGGAAGCATGTCCTTTGCCATGGAAAGAAGTTTTTCGTCATTTACGCCCAAAGGCTCAATAATCACAAGTTTCATTGGTGATACCCCCTGTTTTTTTATCTGGTTTCCATTTTAAGCCTTTTTACGGAAACATTCAATGGATTTTGGGAATTATTTTCCGGGCGGCCAGGGTTTCGCGGCATATAGTATAGAAAGAAGAGCGGGAGTCCGGATATGGCAGCCATCAGTCTCTGCATGATTGCAAAGGATGAAGAGGAGGTTCTCGCCCGCTGCCTTTCAAGCATCTGCCAGGCGGTGGATGAGATCATCGTAGTCGATACGGGTTCCTGCGACGGGACAAAGGCTGCGGCCAGGGAATTTACCGATCAGGTCTATGATTTTTTGTGGCAGGAGGACTTTTCTGCTGCGCGGAACTTTTCGTTTTCCAAGGGGCGTATGGAATATCTGATGTGGCTGGATGCCGACGACGTGGTTCCGGACAGGGAGCGGGAACGGCTTTTGGAGCTTAAGGGGCGGTTGGATACGGAGCGGCCGGACGTTGTCATGCTCCCTTATGACGTGGCTTTTGATGAGGCAGGAAATCCCACACTTTCTTTTTACCGGGAGCGGATCATCAGACGGTGTGCGGCCGCCAGATGGCGGGGGCGTGTCCACGAGGCAATCCAGCCCTTTGGCCGCATCACAAAGGAAAATATCAGGATCGAGCATCATAAAATGAAATCTCCGGATCCCGGAAGGAACCTTCGGATTTTTGAGGCCATGCGCCGGGCCGGGGAACCGTTTGAGCCGAGGGAGCTTTATTATTATGGGAAAGAGCTATACTACCATAAACGGTACCATGATGCAGTCAGACAGTTCGACCGTTTCCTTTCCGGCGGGGGCGGCGGCATGGCGGAGCGGCTGGATGCGTGCAGGCATAAGGCGGACTGCCTTTGCAGGCTGGGAGACCGGAAGCAGGCCCTTGAAGCTCTGTATTCGGCCTTTCTCGTGTCCTGGCCGACGCCGGAGCTTTATTGTGATCTGGGCGCCTGGCACTTTGCTGCAAAGCAGTATGCGGCGGCAGCGTCCTGGTACTGGAGAGCCGTTTCCTTTGCCGGCCCTTGGCCGGAGGGCGGGTTCATCCAGACGGATTTTTACGGTTATGTGCCATATCTGGGGCTCTGTGCCTGCATGATGCGGCTGGGACGGTTTGAGGAAGCGGCTTTTTTTAATGAGATGGCGGAGCAGAGGAAGCCGGGGAGCAGCACCTGTGCGGCCAACAGAAACTATCTGGCCGGAATCGAAAATGGGAAGGGACAAAATTGAGAGGAGCGACATATGATAGGGTAAAAGAAAACAGGAGTTTTAAAGATGTTTTTCAGATATCCAGGATGTTGCGGAAGCAACGATAACTGCGGAGACAATATGGACGGCTGCTGCTGCCCGAGCAATGACTGCTGCGTCGTCGGCCCAACCGGCCCAATGGGAGCGCCGGGGCCCATAGGCCCGACCGGCCCGATGGGAGTTCCGGGCCCGCAGGGGCCGCAGGGAATCCCAGGTGCGGCAGGCCCGACCGGCCCGCAGGGGCCACAGGGAATCCAGGGGATCCAGGGCCCGCAGGGCCCGGCAGGCGCAACGGGAGCTACCGGCGCAACAGGCGCTACCGGCCCGGCAGGCCCGATTGGCCCAACTGGCCCCACAGGCCCGGCAGGTGCAGGCCTTAACAATGTCACAGAGTTCGTTGCCGGGACTCCGTATGCGGCAGGCACCATGCTGTACTTTAACGGCGCACTGTACCAGGTAAACAGGAGCAACCCGACGGGAACGCCCGGCTCGTCTCCGGACTTTAATCTGGTAACGGTTACTGGCCCGACCGGCCCGACCGGCCCGCAGGGCCCGGCAGGAGCGACGGGAGCTACCGGCGCGACGGGAGCCACAGGAGCAGCAGGTGCGGCAGGCCCGACCGGCCCGCAGGGGCCGGCAGGAGCAACAGGTGCAACTGGTGCGGAAGGCCCGGCTGGCCCAACCGGCCCGGAAGGCCCGACCGGGGCGTTGGAAAAAGGAAAGTATTTAAGAAGGTTTCTGCGCGGACAGGCCGTCGGAAAAGCGGAAAACGATGGTAATGCGGCCGCCTTCCCTGATGATGATCTGATCCACCAGTTCGAGCAGGATATCGCGTGTCAGGGAATCTATATTCTGGCTTCTTTGCAGAGAGGAAAAGAGCTGATTTTCTGTATCTTCTCTGGCCTCTGGCTTTTCTATTTCGCTCCGGAGCCCTTCGACGGCGCCTGAAAGCTCTTTGGCCTGCCGTTCATAGTCCTCTTTCATCTGGCGGTAATCGTCGCGGGTGATCTCGCCGTCTTTCCAGTCCTGGTAAATGGCCTGTTTGTACCTGGCAATTTTTGAAAGTTCCCGCTCCTTTTGGTTTAAGGCTTCCGTGAGCGTTTCGGTGCGGTGACTGGAGGGGGCGGCGAGGACTGCCTGTTCCAGAAGCTTTGTACAGCCGGCGGCCAGATAAATCTGGAGCCTGACAGCAAAGAGGACAGCAGCCTCCAGACGGTCGTGGCGGATGGTATGCTTGGTGCATGCGTTTTTGGAGCAGTCTTTGTAAGTCCGGCAGTAGTAGTAGACGGCATTTCCTGCCTTGCTGCGGGTCATGGCCCTGCCGCAGTCGGCGCATTTTAATAAGCCGCTGAACAGATAGGGCTGGTTCTGCCCTGGGCCTGTTCGGATGTTCATGGACAGGAGTTTCTGGGTTTTTTGGAACGTGTCCCGGCTGATGATGGGCTCGTGGGTATTTTCAACGACATACCATTCTTCCTGCGGGACAGCTTCCTGGATGTGGATTTTATAGCTCTTCATCCGGCAGCGCCCCTGCACCATGTCCCCGCAGTACATGCGGTTTTTGAGGATCGCCGTGACGGAAGCCGGGCACCATAGGGACGGCTTCGCAGGATCGACCCTGGGATTCTGGTATTTTAACCCCAATCGTTCTTTTTTGTAGGCGGAGGGGCTTAAAATGCCGCAGCCGTTTAAGCTGCGGACAATGGCATTTTTGCTCATGCCGTTTAAAAACATGGAAAAAATATCCCGGACAACGGCGGCTGCCTCCCTGTCGATGACAAGTGCGTTTTTGTTGCCGGGGGCTTTGATGTATCCGTAAACGGCAAAGGAGCCGATGTGTTCCCCGTTCCGGCGCTTCATGTCAAAGACTTCGCGCACCTTATCGGATGTCTCGGCGCAGTGGTTTTCGTTGAGCACGCCCTGGATGGGGACGGCGATGTTCCGCATGCCCCGCGGCTCCTTGTAGCTGTCGAGAGGCTGATGGTACAGGGAGATAAAGCGCACGCCATGCCGCGGGAACCAGTCGTCCAGATAGTAGCCCTGATCGCTGTAATTGCGGAAGGAACGCGCCAGATCCTTGACGATTACGCAGTTGATGCGGCCGCACAAGATGTCGGACAGCATCCGCTGGAAGCCGTCCCGCCCGTCGTCGGTGGTGCCGGAAATCCCGTCATCCACGTATTCCCCGGCGATCCGGTATTCGTCGCCGTCGTCGAAAGCGGCGATGTGCTCTTCGATGATGGCTCTCTGGTTGGCAACGCTCTCGGATTCGGCCGGCGAGCGGGCGTCCTCTCTGGAAAGGCGGATGTAAACGGCGATGTTCCATGTCCTGCGTCCAGCCGCGAAAAATGCAGGGGAAGACCGGATGCTCTGTGTCATGGAATGCCTCCTTTACAGGCCGCAGCCCCTGCGGTGCAGGAATTCTGCAAGAACATCAGAGAGGGGCGGCGCACCGTCGGTAAATTCCAGAGAAACAAGGATGCCGCCGACATGAAACTGGGAGAGGCTGCCGGCCGTATTTTGAATATAGGCGGCCCGCAGGCCGGGAGGAATGGCCGGATCCAGCTTAAGGCCGCTGAGATCTGCCGGCATGTCTTTTGTTAAAATCTGCTGATGATTCATAAAAAATACGCCTCCTTCCCAACATGTTTATGCGAAAGCCGGCTTGTCTTATCCGCTGGATTTATGGACGAAAAAAGCGGCCGGCTTAAAGCGCCTGCCGCAGTTGGGGGGCTGGGATTATGTCAGTTCGCAGAGATGGCAGGAGCCCCTGCCTTTTTTCTTTGCCGTGTACAGGGCGCTGTCTGCTTCTTTATACGCCTGCCCGTAGGAAACACCGGCACGGCTGAGGCGGCAGACGCCCATGCTGCAGCAGGCGTCAAGGGGCTCTCCGTTCCATGAGAGACGGCTTAAATGGCGGTTCACAGGATCGGCGCCTTCCGCAGGGGAAAATACACCGGCATTCATAACGGCGGCAAATTCATCTCCGCCAAGACGGCCGATTCCAATGGCGTTTGGGAAAACTTCTTTCAGGATGCGCCCCATTTCCGCCAGCACGTAGTCGCCGCAGGGATGGCCGTAGTGATCGTTGATGAGCTTAAATTTGTCGAAATCGGCGATGAACATGACAAGCGGCCGCTCCGGCCCGCAGGAAGAGAGACTGAGCTCTGCGCGTTCCTGGAACGCGGCTTTTGTGAGAATCCCGGTGAGGGGATCTGTCTGGAGAAGCTCCTGGAGGCGCTGGTTCGTGAGATCCAGCTCCCGGTGCTGCAAAAGCATATCAACCGCATGGCGGCAGTTTGTTATGGATACGGCAGCCGCTGCAAGCGTTGAGAAAGTCAGGTTGAGCACTGTTCCGGACGTTAATATGGGCCCGGCAAAAATTATAAAGAGGATATAGCCCAGGCTGTAACAGAATATGCTGTACAGAGCCGGCATCTGGACGAACATGGCCAGTCCCCAAAAGGCGGTGACAAGAACTAAAATTTCGGCATCCGGATTTTGCATCAGGTCATATGTATTGAGCCCCACATTCCACAGAAGGAAAAACAGCACACAGCCATACTGGAACGCCCATTGGAGTCTGACAGAGCCGTGCCGCGAGGCGCGTTCCAGAAAGAGAAACAGGATTGCAGAAAGAAACAGGACGCTGTACATGCCGAAATAAATCCGGTTATTGACAGAGGAAAGGCCGGAACGTGACAGGAACAGCACCCGGAAAATGTTGTAGGTCTCCATTCCGATGATCATAAGGCTGACAACGGACAGGGAGGCGGTGTTTTTCTTCAGAGTGTGGTGCCAGAAATCATTTTGTATTTCGTATGGAATGGTAAAAAATTTTTGCAGCTTTTTGCCATGCTGACACCTCCTTAAGCCTGATGGTTCACGATAAGGCAAAGGGCGGAAGTTTGTGTGATTTGCTATTCCTATTATAATGGAAAAAATCTGGTTTGTACATACAAACACGGCTTTTGGGCGCGGAATTTTTGCTTCAGATGCTTTTTTGACGTAATAGGAACTTGTTCGTTTCCTGTTTGAAACGCACCGACCGGCCCGACCGGCCCGGCAGGGGCGACAGGAGCTGCGGGAGCAGCAGGTGCCACAGGCCCGACTGGCCCGGCAGGTGCCACAGGAGCCGCAGGAGCAGCAGGCGCCACCGGCCCGACTGGCCCGGCAGGAACGGCAGGAGCAGCAGGCCCGACAGGCCCCACCGGCCCGGCAGGTGCAGCAGGAGCCGCGGGAGCCACTGGCCCCACAGGCCCCACCGGCCCGACCATGACCATGGACGCCCTGTATGCGACCAATGTCCCGAGCCAGTCCCCGGCGTCCAACGGTGACCCGCTGACCCTTGACACTACGCAGCTTACGGAAGGAACGTCCATCACCCACACCGGCGGCGCCAGTGACATCAACATCACGGAAAGCGGCGTGTACCTGATTTCCTACTCCACTGTCGCCACGAATACCACCGGCGCCGGCACGGCCAGCGTCCAGCTTGAGGAAAACGGCACGGCAATCCCGGGCAGCGTTACCTCGGAGACGCTTACGGCCGCCTCGGACACGGCGACCCTGGCGGCAACTGTCATCATCAGCGTGACCGGTACGGCGACGATCACCCTGAATATGGTAGGAACGGGCCTGTCGTTTACCAACACTTCCGTGGCGGTGACGAAGCTCAGCTAAGGAAATACGAAAGAGGGCCGGGAAACGGCCTGAGCATGGGAGGGCGGTGCCAGTCACCGCCCTTTTGTGCAGCGCAAGTCCGGCAGGCGGCATTATAAATGAAAATTTCCAGGAGGAAAATTCGTGAAGGTAGTTGTGTATGCAATCTGTAAGAATGAAGCTAAATTTGTGGACAGGTGGATGGACTCCATGTCAGAGGCAGATCAGGTGGTGGTGTTAGACACCGGGTCTTCAGACGGGACGGCAGAGAAATTAAAGAGCCGCGGCGCTCTTGTGCGTGTGGAAATCATCACGCCGTGGCGGTTTGACACAGCCAGGAATCATGCGCTTGACCTTGTGCCGGAGGATGCGGACATCTGCGTCAGCACAGATCTCGACGAGGTATTAGAGCCTGGCTGGCGGGAAAAGCTTGAAGCGGCGTGGAAGCCGGGGACGAACCGGGCGTCCTACCGTTATACCTGGAGCTTTAACCAGGACGGCTCCGAGGGCGTCGTGTTCTGGATCGAACAGATCCATTCCAGGCACGGCTACCGCTGGATCCATCCGGTGCACGAGGTGCTGGAGTGGGATATGGCGGGCGGCCGGGAAAAGCGGGTGTTTGCGGAGGGCGTACAGCTCAATCATTATCCCGACCAGGAAAAATCCCGCGCCCAGTACCTGCCGCTTCTGGAGCTGTCGGTCCGGGAGGCGCCGGAGGACGACCGGAACACTCATTACCTGGGCCGGGAATACATGTATAAGAAGCGGTGGGACGACTGCATCCGCACGCTGAAGCACCACCTTGTCATGCCGTCGGCCACATGGGCCGATGAGCGGGCGGCGTCCATGCGCTATATTGCCAAATCCTATGTGATGAAGGGCGAGCCGGCCGTCGGACGTCTGTGGTACTTAAAGGCCATCGCCGAGGCACCGCACCTCAGGGAGGCGTACATGGATCTTGCCCTGCTTCTCTATGACGAAGAGGAGTGGGACGGCGTCCTCTATTTTACCAGCTGTGCGCTGGCGCTTAAGGAGCGGCCCAAGTCGTATATCTGTGAAGCGGCCGCCTGGGGGAGCCTGCCCTATGACCTCCGCTCCATCGCCTTTTATCAGACGGGCCGGACAGAGGAGGCGCTTCTGGCGGCGAGGAAGGCGCTTGAGATTGAGCCGGGGAATGAGAGGCTTCGTGGGAATGCGGAACTTTTGGAAAAACTGGTGCATGAGAACGGGAAAGACGAAGAAAAGGAAAAAACTGACGGAAATTCTGTTTGAAATTTTTGGATTTCAGGATACAATAAGAGCAGGCGGATTACGCAGCATGAAAAACAAAAGGAGAACACCATATGCAAACCAAAAAAGTAAGCATGGATCCCAAAGAATATACAGACAGCAACCCATACTTGAAATACAACCATATCGAAGTAGTGGAGATTTCCCCGGAGTGCAGCGTCGTCCAGGTGAAGATCTGCGGCGATTCCTTAAACGTAAACGGCACGGTTCACGGCGGCCTGATTTTCACCATGGCTGACTGCGTGGCCGGAATCACGGCGCGGGCCGATGGGCGGATGTATGCGACCCAGAGCGCCCATATCAACTTCATCGGGAACGTGACCGCCGGGACACTGACGGCAAAAGGGATTCTCGTGAAACGTGGAAGAAAAGTTGTCATCATCCATGTGCCGGTGACAGACGAAAGCGGAAAGCTCCTGGCAGACGCGACGCTGGATATGTTCTGCCTTGGGGAATAAGAAGGAGGCGGCAGGCTTGAATATCAATGAAATTGCAAAGCTGGCCGGAGTGTCGCGGGCGACGGTGTCCCGGTACTTAAACGAGGGCTATGTGAGCGGGGAAAAGAAGGAACGCATCCGCCAGGTTATCGAGGAGACCGGCTATAAGCCGTCGTCCCAGGCGCAGATGCTGAGGACGAAAAAGACGAAGTTAGTAGGCGTCATCCTGCCGAAGATCAGCTCTGATACGGTGAGCCGCATGGTGGCCGGGATCAGCGACATCCTCTCGGAGCATGGCTACCAGATTCTTCTGGCGAACACCAACAACGACATCAGCGAGGAAATCAAATACCTCAACATCTTTAAAGAAAGCCATGTGGACGGGATCCTGTTCATTGCGACGATTTTTACGTCCAGGCATAAAAAGGCCTTAAAGGAGTGCCGGGTACCGCTTGTGATTTTAAGTCAGCGGCTGGAGGGCTATTCCTGCGTTTACCACGACAATTTCCATGCGGCCTGGGAGCTGACGGAGCTGCTTCTTGAAAACGGCCGTGTCCCGGCTTATATCGGGGTCACGGATAAAGACGAGGCCGTCGGCCTGGAAAGACGGCGCGGGTACGAGGCGGCGCTAAAGAGGCGGAAGCTTCCCTGCCGGCCGGAGCTGATGGCGGAAGGTGATTTTTCCATTGAATCCGGCATGGAGAAAATGAAGGAGCTTTTAGAGCGGGAGCCGTCGGTGGATTCCGTGTTCTGTGCGACGGACAACATCGCTGTCGGAGCCGTCCTCTATTTAAAGGAAGCCGGGAAATCGGTGCCGGGAGACATCCAGGTGGCCGGCATCGGCGACACGATCCCTGCGCGGATTGTGAGCCCTGCCCTCACCACCGTACATATCCCCTATAAGACGAGCGGGATGGAAGCGGCGAAAATGCTGGTGGAACGGATGGAGACGGAGGGGGCCGTGGTGAAGGAACTGAAGATGGGTTATGAGATTGTAATGCGCGGTTCCCTGAGAGGGAACGGCAGATAGGGCAGCAGGAATCCGGAGAGGGAACCTGGCTGCCCTCTTTTTTTCTGCTGATACCGCCGCGTTCCGGCGCACGTGTGCGCCTGGCGCCAGCGATTTGTCTATTCTGCATAGTTTCCATCCCTAATTTTATCTAATTTGTCAATTTACATCAATCCGCTCCATGGATATAATAAATCCATAAGTGAGAACGATTTCATATATGAATCACAAGCAAACACAAAACAAACAATGTATTAAAACATAATTTTAGTGAGAACGATATCATAATATGAAATCAAAGGAAAAGGAGAAAAGAAATATGGGACAGTTTCATTATGTAATCAAAGACGAAGTTGGAATTCACGCGAGACCGGCTGGGATGCTGGTAAAGCTTGTGAAGGGAGCCGGCTGTGAGGTGACGGTCACGAAGGGCGAGAAGACCGTAGATGCTTCAAAGCTCATCGCGGTCATGGGCCTCGGCGCAAAGAAAGGCGACGAGATTGTGGTATCGTCGGAGAGCGACGAGGTGCTTATGAAGGTAAAAGAGTTTCTGGAGGCAAATCTGTAAAAACCGGGTGAATTCCGGCGCAGGGGGGGGGTACGGGACATGGAACAGTATAAGGGAAAATCCATTTTTCAGAGGATTGCAGTCGGGCGCATCTGGTTCTACGCGAAAGAGGAACAGGTCGTCAAGCGGCACCGCATCGAGGATGCGGCCGCAGAATGGAAGCGGTACGAGGCTGCCAGGGAAAAGGCAGGCGAAGAGCTGGGTGTGCTTTATGAAAAAGCGCTCCAGGAGGTCGGCGAGATCAACGCGGCAATTTTTGAGGTTCAGACCATGATGCTGGAAGACGACGACTACAACGACGCCGTAAAAAACATCATCGAGGGCCAGCAGGTCAACGCGGAATATGCGGTAGCCGTCACCGGCGACAATTTTGCCAAAATGTTTTCGGAGATGGAGGACGAATATTTCCGGGCGAGAGCTGCGGATATCCGGGATATCTCCGAGCGGCTCATCACAGCGCTGATGGACGGGACGCGGGATAACAGCATGGGCGGCGAACCGGTGATCGTGGCGGCAAAGGACCTGGCGCCCAGCGAGACGGTACAGATGGATAAGTCCAAGCTTCTCGGCTTTGTGACCGAGTACGGCTCTTCCAATTCCCACACGGCGATTCTGGCCCGCACCATGAACATCCCGGCGCTCATCGGCATCCCGGTGAAAGAAGAGTGGGACGGAAAGCTGGCCATTGTGGACGGATACAGCGGAACCTTTTACATAGATCCTGACGAGGAGACGCTGGCGGCCATGGAGAAAAAGCTTAAAGAGGACATGGAGCGGGAGCGCCGCCGCCAGGAGCTTAAGGGGAAAGAGACCGTCACGGCAGACGGCAGGAAGATCAATCTCTTTGCCAATGTGGGCAGCACGGCCGACGTGGCCGTGGCCTTAGAGGACGACGCCGAGGGGATCGGCCTGTTCCGGAGCGAATTCCTGTATCTTCAGAACGACGATTACCCCAGCGAAGAGGAACAGTTCCAGAGCTACAAGCTGGCGGCCGAGACCATGGCCGGGAAGAAGGTCGTGATCCGGACGCTTGACATCGGCGCAGACAAGAAAGCGGATTATTTTGGCCTTGAAAAGGAAGAAAACCCGGCCATGGGCTTTCGGGCCATCCGGATCTGTTTGGAGCGGCCGGAAATCTTTAAAACCCAGCTTCGCGCCATTTACCGGGCCAGCGCCTTCGGTGAGATCGCCATCATGTACCCGATGATTACCTCGGTAGAGGAAGTGCGCCGGATCAAAGAGATTTCCGCCGAAGTCCGGGCGGAGCTAAAGGGACAGGGCGTGCCCTTCGGAAACGTCGAAGAGGGCATTATGATAGAGACGCCGGCGGCGGCTGTCATCAGCGACCTTCTGGCAAAGGAAGTGGACTTTTTCAGCATCGGCACCAACGATTTAAGCCAGTACGTCATGGCCATCGACCGGCAGAACGAGAACCTGGCGCGTTTTTTCAATCCCCACCACGAAGCCGTTTTGAGGCTGATCCGGCTGGTGACGGAAAACGGCCATAAGGAAGGCTGCTGGGTCGGAATCTGCGGAGAGCTCGGTGCGGATGTGACCCTGACGAAGGAATTCGTGGACATGGGAATCGACGAGCTTTCCGTATCGCCCGGCATGATTCTGGCCGTGCGGGAGGCGGTTCGGAACATTCAGGGCTAAAATACAGGATGAATGAGGCAGGATATGGGAAAGAAAATCATTTTTTTGGACATTGACGGGACGCTCACAGAGCCGGGAACCAACGAGCCGCCGGAATCGGCCGTCAGGGCCGTGAACCTGGCGCGGGAAAACGGGAACTATGTGTTCTTATGTACCGGCAGGAATTACGGAATGCTGTCGCCGCTTTTAAAATACGGCTTTGACGGGGCCGTAGCAAGCTCCGGCGGCTACATCCGGATGGGAGAGCAGACGATCTATGACTGCCCCATGACCGAAGTGCAGAAGGAGCAGGTTCTGGGGATCCTGGAACAAAACGGGATTTACCGCACGGTGGAATGCCTGGACGGTTCCTATACCGACGACGGCTTCAAAGAGTTTTTGGCAGAGCATGCAGGAAGCGGGAAAAACAGCGAGCTGCTCCGGTGGCGGAAGCAGATTGAAAAATCCTTAAACATCCGTTCCATGAAGGAATACGGCGGTGAGCCGGTCTATAAGGTGGTTATCATGTGCCAGGAGGCCGGACAGCTTTTGGAGCCCCAAAAACTTCTTGGCGGCGGCTTTCACTTCTGCATCCAGGAGCCGGACGCCTACGGGATCATAAACGGCGAGGTGGTGAACCGGCAGTTCGACAAGGGAAAAGGCGTGGAGCGCGTCTGTCG comes from the Eubacteriaceae bacterium Marseille-Q4139 genome and includes:
- a CDS encoding glycosyltransferase family 2 protein, with translation MAAISLCMIAKDEEEVLARCLSSICQAVDEIIVVDTGSCDGTKAAAREFTDQVYDFLWQEDFSAARNFSFSKGRMEYLMWLDADDVVPDRERERLLELKGRLDTERPDVVMLPYDVAFDEAGNPTLSFYRERIIRRCAAARWRGRVHEAIQPFGRITKENIRIEHHKMKSPDPGRNLRIFEAMRRAGEPFEPRELYYYGKELYYHKRYHDAVRQFDRFLSGGGGGMAERLDACRHKADCLCRLGDRKQALEALYSAFLVSWPTPELYCDLGAWHFAAKQYAAAASWYWRAVSFAGPWPEGGFIQTDFYGYVPYLGLCACMMRLGRFEEAAFFNEMAEQRKPGSSTCAANRNYLAGIENGKGQN
- a CDS encoding recombinase family protein gives rise to the protein MTQSIRSSPAFFAAGRRTWNIAVYIRLSREDARSPAESESVANQRAIIEEHIAAFDDGDEYRIAGEYVDDGISGTTDDGRDGFQRMLSDILCGRINCVIVKDLARSFRNYSDQGYYLDDWFPRHGVRFISLYHQPLDSYKEPRGMRNIAVPIQGVLNENHCAETSDKVREVFDMKRRNGEHIGSFAVYGYIKAPGNKNALVIDREAAAVVRDIFSMFLNGMSKNAIVRSLNGCGILSPSAYKKERLGLKYQNPRVDPAKPSLWCPASVTAILKNRMYCGDMVQGRCRMKSYKIHIQEAVPQEEWYVVENTHEPIISRDTFQKTQKLLSMNIRTGPGQNQPYLFSGLLKCADCGRAMTRSKAGNAVYYYCRTYKDCSKNACTKHTIRHDRLEAAVLFAVRLQIYLAAGCTKLLEQAVLAAPSSHRTETLTEALNQKERELSKIARYKQAIYQDWKDGEITRDDYRQMKEDYERQAKELSGAVEGLRSEIEKPEAREDTENQLFSSLQRSQNIDSLTRDILLELVDQIIIREGGRITIVFRFSDGLSAQKPS
- a CDS encoding GGDEF domain-containing protein is translated as METYNIFRVLFLSRSGLSSVNNRIYFGMYSVLFLSAILFLFLERASRHGSVRLQWAFQYGCVLFFLLWNVGLNTYDLMQNPDAEILVLVTAFWGLAMFVQMPALYSIFCYSLGYILFIIFAGPILTSGTVLNLTFSTLAAAAVSITNCRHAVDMLLQHRELDLTNQRLQELLQTDPLTGILTKAAFQERAELSLSSCGPERPLVMFIADFDKFKLINDHYGHPCGDYVLAEMGRILKEVFPNAIGIGRLGGDEFAAVMNAGVFSPAEGADPVNRHLSRLSWNGEPLDACCSMGVCRLSRAGVSYGQAYKEADSALYTAKKKGRGSCHLCELT
- a CDS encoding glycosyl transferase family 2, which translates into the protein MDSMSEADQVVVLDTGSSDGTAEKLKSRGALVRVEIITPWRFDTARNHALDLVPEDADICVSTDLDEVLEPGWREKLEAAWKPGTNRASYRYTWSFNQDGSEGVVFWIEQIHSRHGYRWIHPVHEVLEWDMAGGREKRVFAEGVQLNHYPDQEKSRAQYLPLLELSVREAPEDDRNTHYLGREYMYKKRWDDCIRTLKHHLVMPSATWADERAASMRYIAKSYVMKGEPAVGRLWYLKAIAEAPHLREAYMDLALLLYDEEEWDGVLYFTSCALALKERPKSYICEAAAWGSLPYDLRSIAFYQTGRTEEALLAARKALEIEPGNERLRGNAELLEKLVHENGKDEEKEKTDGNSV
- a CDS encoding PaaI family thioesterase, producing MDPKEYTDSNPYLKYNHIEVVEISPECSVVQVKICGDSLNVNGTVHGGLIFTMADCVAGITARADGRMYATQSAHINFIGNVTAGTLTAKGILVKRGRKVVIIHVPVTDESGKLLADATLDMFCLGE
- a CDS encoding LacI family DNA-binding transcriptional regulator, producing MNINEIAKLAGVSRATVSRYLNEGYVSGEKKERIRQVIEETGYKPSSQAQMLRTKKTKLVGVILPKISSDTVSRMVAGISDILSEHGYQILLANTNNDISEEIKYLNIFKESHVDGILFIATIFTSRHKKALKECRVPLVILSQRLEGYSCVYHDNFHAAWELTELLLENGRVPAYIGVTDKDEAVGLERRRGYEAALKRRKLPCRPELMAEGDFSIESGMEKMKELLEREPSVDSVFCATDNIAVGAVLYLKEAGKSVPGDIQVAGIGDTIPARIVSPALTTVHIPYKTSGMEAAKMLVERMETEGAVVKELKMGYEIVMRGSLRGNGR
- a CDS encoding HPr family phosphocarrier protein, producing the protein MGQFHYVIKDEVGIHARPAGMLVKLVKGAGCEVTVTKGEKTVDASKLIAVMGLGAKKGDEIVVSSESDEVLMKVKEFLEANL
- the ptsP gene encoding phosphoenolpyruvate--protein phosphotransferase produces the protein MEQYKGKSIFQRIAVGRIWFYAKEEQVVKRHRIEDAAAEWKRYEAAREKAGEELGVLYEKALQEVGEINAAIFEVQTMMLEDDDYNDAVKNIIEGQQVNAEYAVAVTGDNFAKMFSEMEDEYFRARAADIRDISERLITALMDGTRDNSMGGEPVIVAAKDLAPSETVQMDKSKLLGFVTEYGSSNSHTAILARTMNIPALIGIPVKEEWDGKLAIVDGYSGTFYIDPDEETLAAMEKKLKEDMERERRRQELKGKETVTADGRKINLFANVGSTADVAVALEDDAEGIGLFRSEFLYLQNDDYPSEEEQFQSYKLAAETMAGKKVVIRTLDIGADKKADYFGLEKEENPAMGFRAIRICLERPEIFKTQLRAIYRASAFGEIAIMYPMITSVEEVRRIKEISAEVRAELKGQGVPFGNVEEGIMIETPAAAVISDLLAKEVDFFSIGTNDLSQYVMAIDRQNENLARFFNPHHEAVLRLIRLVTENGHKEGCWVGICGELGADVTLTKEFVDMGIDELSVSPGMILAVREAVRNIQG
- a CDS encoding HAD family hydrolase, with protein sequence MGKKIIFLDIDGTLTEPGTNEPPESAVRAVNLARENGNYVFLCTGRNYGMLSPLLKYGFDGAVASSGGYIRMGEQTIYDCPMTEVQKEQVLGILEQNGIYRTVECLDGSYTDDGFKEFLAEHAGSGKNSELLRWRKQIEKSLNIRSMKEYGGEPVYKVVIMCQEAGQLLEPQKLLGGGFHFCIQEPDAYGIINGEVVNRQFDKGKGVERVCRHLGIPVEDTIAFGDSMNDLEMLKTAGTSVCMENGSEALKKIADDVCPAVTDDGLYRAFEKYGFI